One Blastocatellia bacterium DNA window includes the following coding sequences:
- a CDS encoding TIGR00159 family protein — protein sequence MLVFEILKLLRGTRAVQILYGILFFTFLYVVSGYFQLQTVQVVVRNAVLYLGIAIIVVFQAEIRTALAHFGKNFRLPSLGFRANRDSKSNKEFYDEIILAATSLASEKIGALVIVERNVGLQDHINRGVKLDSVTSYDLLVTIFNPNTPLHDGAVIIRNNRLAAASCFLPLTLNPRLAKELGTRHRAAIGITEENDSIAIVVSEETGVISFVERGQIIRNLDSGKLRAMLVRALEPQKSSSRNGLEASFSPDLSANPLDKSLSTNPAKQPVFNARPFASKD from the coding sequence ATGCTGGTATTTGAAATACTAAAGTTGCTTCGCGGGACTCGTGCAGTACAAATTCTATATGGAATTTTGTTTTTTACTTTTCTTTATGTAGTTTCAGGCTATTTTCAACTACAAACGGTGCAAGTAGTTGTTAGAAATGCTGTCTTATATTTAGGTATTGCAATTATCGTAGTATTTCAAGCAGAAATACGTACAGCACTAGCCCATTTTGGTAAAAATTTTCGTCTTCCTTCTCTAGGTTTTCGCGCTAATCGTGATAGCAAAAGCAATAAAGAGTTTTATGATGAGATTATTTTGGCGGCTACTTCTTTAGCTTCTGAAAAAATAGGTGCTTTAGTTATTGTTGAACGTAATGTTGGGCTACAAGACCATATTAACCGGGGCGTTAAGCTAGATTCTGTTACAAGTTATGATTTATTGGTGACAATCTTTAATCCTAATACTCCACTTCATGATGGTGCAGTAATAATTCGTAATAACCGACTTGCTGCTGCTAGTTGTTTTTTACCTCTAACACTTAACCCACGACTAGCTAAAGAACTAGGCACAAGACATCGTGCTGCTATTGGTATTACAGAGGAAAATGATTCTATTGCTATTGTTGTATCAGAAGAAACGGGTGTAATTTCTTTTGTTGAACGTGGACAAATTATTCGTAATTTAGATAGTGGTAAACTACGAGCTATGCTAGTTCGGGCTTTAGAGCCTCAAAAATCTAGTAGTCGTAATGGCTTAGAAGCTTCATTTTCTCCAGACCTAAGTGCTAACCCTTTAGATAAAAGTTTATCAACTAATCCTGCTAAACAACCTGTTTTTAATGCACGTCCTTTTGCTAGCAAAGATTAA
- the glmM gene encoding phosphoglucosamine mutase produces MPKFFGTDGIRTKAGEFPLTETALFTIGQALGELLENRLNRKVKAIIGRDTRASGSWIETSLGNGLISVGAEVVSAGVITTPGIAYLTKNFGYDVGIVISASHNPYEDNGIKIFSPSGRKFDEHDEEFIESKLLTSQPILDDSSLNPINFLSELPIHYLDFLKKEIAQNLKLSGLKIALDCANGAAINFATKLFQDLGAELVLIGCQADGQNINENCGSLHLNNLKELVKKENCSLGIAFDGDADRTLLVDETSEIVDGDRILYILARHFLIHQNLNPKLIVATVMSNLGLEIALKNLDIDLKRTAVGDKYVLEELLATDSIVGGEQSGHIIFPHISLAGDGIVTALQVLHVLASNPTKQLSELSRDFITFPQVLINVKVKSKPAFSSIPAIVDAAKKVESELAGQGRLLLRYSGTENLARVMIEGKNLSEITAQAEYLAKIIQETI; encoded by the coding sequence ATGCCAAAATTTTTCGGCACAGATGGAATTAGAACTAAAGCAGGAGAATTTCCACTTACAGAAACAGCACTTTTTACTATTGGTCAAGCATTAGGCGAACTTTTAGAAAATCGTCTTAACCGTAAAGTTAAAGCTATAATTGGCCGAGATACTCGCGCTTCAGGTAGCTGGATTGAAACTTCTTTAGGCAATGGGCTAATATCTGTAGGTGCTGAAGTTGTTTCAGCAGGCGTTATAACAACACCAGGCATTGCTTATTTAACTAAAAATTTTGGTTATGATGTTGGAATTGTAATTTCTGCTTCGCATAATCCTTATGAAGATAATGGAATAAAAATTTTCTCTCCTTCAGGTCGCAAATTTGATGAACATGATGAAGAATTTATTGAATCAAAACTACTTACAAGTCAGCCTATTTTAGACGATAGCTCACTAAATCCTATTAATTTCTTAAGCGAACTTCCTATTCATTATTTAGATTTTCTTAAAAAAGAAATTGCTCAAAACTTAAAGCTTTCAGGTCTAAAAATCGCGTTAGATTGTGCTAATGGTGCTGCTATAAATTTTGCTACAAAATTATTTCAAGATCTTGGCGCAGAACTTGTTTTAATAGGTTGTCAAGCTGATGGGCAAAATATTAATGAGAATTGTGGATCTCTTCACTTAAATAACTTAAAAGAATTGGTAAAAAAAGAAAACTGTTCTCTAGGCATTGCTTTTGATGGTGATGCTGACCGCACTTTGCTTGTTGATGAAACAAGCGAAATAGTAGACGGGGATCGAATCCTTTATATCTTAGCTAGACATTTTCTAATCCATCAAAACTTAAATCCCAAATTAATTGTTGCTACTGTTATGAGCAATTTAGGCTTAGAAATTGCACTAAAGAACCTAGATATAGATCTAAAGCGTACCGCTGTTGGGGATAAATACGTACTAGAAGAACTGTTAGCAACAGATTCTATAGTTGGTGGTGAACAGTCTGGACATATTATTTTCCCTCATATAAGTCTTGCTGGAGATGGTATTGTTACAGCCTTACAAGTTTTACATGTGCTAGCTAGCAACCCAACAAAACAACTAAGCGAGTTAAGCAGGGATTTTATTACATTTCCTCAAGTATTAATTAATGTCAAAGTTAAAAGTAAACCTGCTTTTTCTTCCATTCCTGCAATCGTTGACGCTGCCAAAAAAGTAGAAAGTGAGTTAGCTGGTCAAGGTCGGCTACTACTTCGCTATTCTGGAACAGAAAATTTAGCTAGGGTAATGATTGAAGGTAAAAATTTGTCAGAAATTACTGCTCAAGCAGAATACTTAGCTAAAATTATTCAAGAAACAA
- a CDS encoding tetratricopeptide repeat protein yields the protein MANKELTQMLNTLRRSLPRPLQLHSTAKAAMSMSDEQIYACSALACQLAEQGNIIDAKDLLVGLSVIDPENTFVHSCLAALYMRMEEKDLAAGEFLYTLQLNPQDIAATTNLAELYFENGNLEEAKKYLDKSILLDETGENPFANRAKALKELLVNLEKEK from the coding sequence ATGGCAAATAAAGAGTTAACGCAAATGTTAAACACCTTGAGACGTTCCCTTCCTCGTCCCTTGCAACTTCATTCAACTGCTAAGGCTGCAATGTCAATGAGTGATGAGCAAATTTATGCTTGTAGTGCTTTAGCCTGCCAATTAGCCGAGCAAGGAAATATCATAGATGCAAAAGATTTGCTTGTTGGACTATCTGTAATTGACCCAGAAAACACCTTTGTACATAGTTGCTTAGCCGCGCTTTATATGAGAATGGAAGAAAAAGACTTAGCCGCAGGGGAATTTTTATATACACTTCAACTTAACCCACAAGACATTGCTGCCACCACAAATTTAGCAGAGCTTTATTTTGAAAATGGTAATTTAGAGGAAGCTAAAAAATATTTAGACAAATCCATTTTACTAGATGAAACGGGAGAAAATCCTTTTGCTAACCGTGCTAAAGCTCTAAAAGAACTACTTGTTAACTTAGAAAAAGAAAAATAA